The region TGGCAAATGCAGAAAATTTAACCGATGATGAGAAGGAAATATTACTGGTTGCCTGCTGGTTTCACGATAGTGGTTATACAGAAGATATTATGCAGCACGAAGAAAAAAGTTGTGAAATTGCAGATCATTTTTTGAGAACAGAAGGGGCAAATGAGAATTTTATTCAGAAAGTAAAGGCACTTATTATGTCCACCAAGATGTGTTGCATACCAGGGAATCGTATTGAGAATATTATTCGGGATGCAGACAGCAGCCATTTGGCAAGTGAAGACTATTTTACTTACTCGGATAATCTGAGAAAAGAATGGGAGTCGACGTTGGGAAAGAGTTTTGGTAAAAAGAAATGGAATGTAGAAAATGTACGCTTTTTCAGATTTCATAAGTTTAATACGGAATATGCTATTCAGAACTGGGAACCTGTAAAAGAAAAAAATCTTCAGAAGATAGAGAATATGATACAAGAGCAAGAAGCTACCGATACAAAGAAAGATAAAGAGAAAAATAAAAAAGAGCCTAAGAAAGAAGCTAAAGCTGACAGAAGTATAGATACAATGTTCAGAATTACATTGAGTAATCATACAAGGCTTAGTGATATTGCAGACAGTAAGGCCAATATATTACTTTCAGTAAATGCTATTATTATTTCTATAGCTCTGTCTACGCTTTTGCCTAAACTGGGATCTGCTAAAAACGAGTATTTGGTGGTACCTACCTTTATTATGTTACTATTTAGTGTTATCACAATAATATTTGCGATACTTTCTACAAAGCCTAAGGTTACCAGTGGTGAGTTTACAAAAGAAGACCTGAGAAAAAGAAAGGTTAATCTTTTATTCTTTGGTAACTTCTATAAAATGAATCTGGACGATTATACACCAGCGGTACGTGAGATGATGGAGGATCGAGATTATTTATATGATTCTATGATCCGGGATTTGTATTATCTGGGCGTTGTACTCAACAGGAAATACAGATTACTTAGTATTACTTATCAGATTTTTATGGTCGGAATTATCGTTTCTGTTATTGCATTCGTTATATCTTTCCTTACAAGCTAGTTAGTTTAAAAAATCACAAGATACATCAACCGTTTTATCCCGGTTAATATTTGCTCGTAATGCTTTAAGTCCACTTACTCCAGGAAGTTCTTCAACATCCAGCTTTTCCACATGTCCGGAAAGGTAACCCTTTTCCTGCAGTATTTGGATATAGGAGTAATATTCCTTTTCATCCTCGTTGGAAGAATAAACAATACAAATCTTTCCAGGTTGTGTAATTCTTTCTGTT is a window of Elizabethkingia anophelis R26 DNA encoding:
- a CDS encoding Pycsar system effector family protein gives rise to the protein MTLVQKAGFFIENLFKDKLSPAFLYHNYKHTQEVVANAEILANAENLTDDEKEILLVACWFHDSGYTEDIMQHEEKSCEIADHFLRTEGANENFIQKVKALIMSTKMCCIPGNRIENIIRDADSSHLASEDYFTYSDNLRKEWESTLGKSFGKKKWNVENVRFFRFHKFNTEYAIQNWEPVKEKNLQKIENMIQEQEATDTKKDKEKNKKEPKKEAKADRSIDTMFRITLSNHTRLSDIADSKANILLSVNAIIISIALSTLLPKLGSAKNEYLVVPTFIMLLFSVITIIFAILSTKPKVTSGEFTKEDLRKRKVNLLFFGNFYKMNLDDYTPAVREMMEDRDYLYDSMIRDLYYLGVVLNRKYRLLSITYQIFMVGIIVSVIAFVISFLTS